Proteins from a genomic interval of Lolium perenne isolate Kyuss_39 chromosome 1, Kyuss_2.0, whole genome shotgun sequence:
- the LOC127316053 gene encoding cytochrome P450 71A25, translating into MLAPMASLTLDYPTLVLCLVFVLSCIFVFVRSVGKDGAVRGRAPPSPWALPIIGNLHQLGRGHHHRKLQALARRHGPIFLLRLGSVPTLVVSSPSLADAVLRTQDHIFCSRPQPHTARGTLYGCRDMAFATYGERWRQLRRIAVVHLLSAKRVDSFRSLRLEEAAGFVERIRAASAREEGSAVNVTELIISLTNTVVSRAAFGNRLGGLEPAMVRGMMKELTELLGAIAVGDVLPWLRWVDWATGLDARVKKTAAELDGMVERTLAEHEANRGNEDNREAGDLLDSLLSIFKDDDQGFTLDRIDVKALILDMFIGGTDTIYKAIEWTMAELVKNPREMEKVQAEVRRVAGAHGGVLEEELEKMSLLHASMKEALRLHPPIPLIPHESIEDTQLHGYHIPAKTQVMINAWAIGRDGEWWEDAEDFRPERFLDTAIDFSGKDPRYVPFGAGRRGCPGIAFGTRLAELTLANMMYHFDWELPKGKDLDSFEVVESSGFAPALKSPLILAVTPR; encoded by the exons ATGCTGGCGCCCATGGCTTCTCTTACGCTCGATTATCCTACCCTAGTCCTCTGTCTCGTCTTCGTACTTTCCTGCATCTTCGTCTTTGTTAGGAGCGTCGGCAAGGACGGCGCCGTACGTGGAAGAGCGCCACCTTCGCCCTGGGCGCTGCCCATCATCGGCAACCTGCACCAGCTCGGCCGGGGCCACCACCACCGGAAGCTGCAGGCTCTGGCCCGGCGCCACGGCCcaatcttcctcctccgcctcggctcCGTCCCCACGCTTGTGGTCTCCTCGCCCTCCCTGGCCGACGCCGTGCTCAGGACCCAGGACCACATCTTCTGCAGCCGACCACAGCCACACACGGCCCGCGGCACGCTCTACGGCTGCCGGGACATGGCCTTCGCCACCTACGGCGAGCGCTGGCGCCAGCTCCGCCGCATCGCCGTCGTGCACCTCCTCAGCGCGAAGCGCGTCGACTCCTTCCGCTCCCTCCGGCTAGAGGAGGCCGCGGGCTTCGTGGAACGGATCCGCGCTGCCAGCGCCCGGGAGGAGGGATCCGCGGTCAACGTGACCGAGCTCATCATCAGCCTGACCAACACCGTTGTCTCGAGAGCGGCGTTCGGGAACAGGCTCGGCGGGCTGGAGCCAGCCATGGTCCGCGGCATGATGAAGGAGCTCACGGAGCTGCTCGGGGCGATCGCCGTTGGCGACGTGCTGCCGTGGCTCCGGTGGGTGGACTGGGCGACGGGTCTCGACGCGAGGGTGAAGAAGACGGCGGCCGAGCTCGACGGTATGGTCGAGAGGACGCTGGCGGAGCACGAGGCGAACCGAGGAAACGAAGACAACCGCGAAGCTGGCGACCTCCTCGACAGTCTGCTCTCAATCTTTAAGGATGATGATCAGGGGTTCACGCTGGACAGGATTGATGTCAAGGCGCTCATATTG GACATGTTCATAGGAGGCACGGACACGATCTACAAGGCGATAGAGTGGACGATGGCTGAACTCGTTAAGAATCCAAGAGAAATGGAGAAGGTTCAAGCAGAGGTGAGACGAGTAGCTGGTGCTCATGGAGGAGTCCTCGAGGAGGAGCTGGAAAAGATGAGCCTCCTGCACGCATCCATGAAGGAAGCGCTGCGATTACACCCGCCGATCCCCCTCATCCCGCACGAGTCGATTGAGGACACCCAACTGCATGGATACCACATCCCAGCCAAGACCCAGGTGATGATCAACGCGTGGGCGATAGGCAGGGACGGCGAGTGGTGGGAGGACGCTGAGGATTTCAGGCCAGAGAGGTTCTTGGATACGGCCATTGACTTCAGCGGCAAGGACCCCCGGTACGTACCGTTTGGCGCGGGGAGGAGGGGATGCCCCGGTATCGCTTTCGGGACGCGCCTCGCGGAGCTCACGCTCGCCAACATGATGTACCATTTCGATTGGGAGCTGCCGAAGGGCAAGGACCTTGATTCATTTGAGGTCGTTGAGTCCAGCGGCTTCGCGCCTGCGCTCAAGTCACCTTTGATCCTTGCCGTAACACCTAGGTAA
- the LOC139835028 gene encoding protein ALP1-like, which translates to MDIARESNLRYIYHSSDTNCLNQLRMKRSPFFRLCTLFRERSLLKDSIHTSIEEQVAMFLLVVGHNTRFRALQPTFRRSIEVISRYFKAVLYAVGELRDEMIRPPSTQIHPKIQENNRFNPYFKDCIGAIDGTHVLARVPKNISAAFRGRKEGTTQNVMAAVDFDLKFTYVLAGWEGSAHDALVLADAVERDDGLSLPPGKFYLVDAGYGVKPGFLPPYRKTRYHLKEYGGGNNPENYKELFNLRHSSLRITIERAFAAYKNRWKFVYNKPFHPYKTQVKVVIACAILHNWVLQFGEDEYFPPEETWEPEEDDEEENVEHNDATWKQKRDEFAQAMWANRGAAQI; encoded by the exons ATGGATATAGCTAGGGAATCAAATCTGAGATATATCTATCATTCGAGTGACACAAATTGTTTAAATCAGCTAAGGATGAAAAGAAGTCCGTTTTTTCGCTTGTGCACCTTGTTTAGAGAGAGGTCATTATTGAAAGATAGTATCCATACTTCTATCGAGGAACAAGTAGCCATGTTTCTCCTAGTAGTTGGGCACAACACAAGGTTTAGAGCTCTACAGCCAACTTTCAGAAGATCTATTGAAGTTATTAGTAGGTATTTTAAGGCGGTGCTATATGCTGTTGGAGAGTTGCGAGATGAGATGATCCGTCCTCCCTCCACTCAAATCCACCCTAAAATTCAGGAAAACAACCGCTTCAATCCTTACTTCAAG GACTGTATTGGAGCAATTGATGGGACACATGTGCTTGCTAGAGTCCCAAAAAATATCTCAGCCGCATTTAGGGGTAGAAAAGAAGGCACTACACAAAATGTTATGGCTGCGGTAGACTTTGATTTAAAGTTTACCTATGTGCTTGCTGGTTGGGAGGGATCAGCCCATGATGCCCTTGTACTTGCGGATGCTGTGGAGAGGGATGATGGGTTGTCTCTTCCTCCAG GAAAATTCTACCTCGTTGATGCTGGGTATGGTGTGAAACCGGGTTTCCTTCCACCGTACCGTAAAACAAGGTACCACTTGAAGGAGTATGGTGGAGGGAATAATCCAGAAAATTATAAAGAGTTGTTCAACTTAAGACACTCTTCTCTAAGGATAACAATTGAGAGGGCTTTTGCTGCGTACAAGAATCGTTGGAAATTTGTTTACAATAAGCCATTCCATCCTTACAAGACCCAAGTCAAAGTAGTGATAGCTTGTGCCATTCTCCATAATTGGGTACTTCAATTTGGAGAGGATGAATATTTCCCACCAGAGGAAACATGGGAACcggaggaagacgatgaggaggagAATGTGGAGCACAATGACGCTACTTGGAAACAAAAGAGAGACGAATTTGCACAAGCGATGTGGGCGAATAGGGGGGCAGCACAGATTTGA